The genomic stretch CTGGCGCACAGGTTCGTGGTCCAATCCCACTACCAACTCGTAAAGAGCGTTTCACAGTTCTTATCTCTCCACACGTTAACAAGAAAGCACGTGACCAGTACGAAATCCGTACTCACAAGCGTCTAATCGACATCGTTGAGCCAACAGACAAAACTGTTGATGCTCTAATGCGTCTAGACCTTGCTGCGGGCGTTGACGTTCAAATTAGCCTAGGTTAAGGGAGATTAGAAGTATGATTGGTCTAATCGGTCGTAAAGTGGGCATGACCCGCGTATTTACTGAAGAAGGCGTTTCTATCCCAGTAACTGTTGTTGAAGTTGAAGCTAACCGTGTTTCTCAAGTGAAAACTCTTGAAACTGATGGCTACGCTGCAATTCAGGTTACAGCTGGTTCTAAGAAAGCTAACCGCGTAAACAAAGCTGAAGCAGGTCACTTTGCTAAAGCTGGCGTTGAAGCTGGTCGCGGTCTTTGGGAATTCCGTTTAGAAAACGGCGAAGAGTTCGAAGTTGGTGCTGAACTAACTGTTGAACTATTCAACGAAACTAAGAAAGTAGACGTTACTGGTACATCTAAGGGTAAAGGTTTCCAAGGCGCTGTTAAGCGTTGGAACTTCCGTACTCAAGATATGACTCACGGTAACTCATTGTCTCACCGTGCTCCTGGTTCTATCGGTCAATGTCAGACTCCAGGTCGCGTATTTAAAGGCAAGAAAATGGCAGGTCACATGGGTGCTGAGCGTGTAACGACTCAAAACCTAGAGATCGTACGTGTTGACGCTGAGCGCAACCTGCTTCTTATTAAAGGTGCAGTCCCAGGCGCAACTGGCGGCAACGTGATCGTTAAACCAGCTGTTAAAGCATAACGTCTCAGGAGTAAGTAATGGAACTAATGGTTAAAGGTGCTGATGCACTAACTGTTTCCGAAACTACTTTCGGACGTGAGTTTAACGAAGCTCTTGTACACCAAGTAGTTGTTGCGTACGCAGCAGGTGCTCGTCAAGGTACACGTGCTCAAAAAACACGTTCAGAAGTATCTGGCGGTGGCGCTAAGCCATGGCGTCAAAAAGGTACTGGTCGCGCTCGCGCTGGTACAATTCGTAGCCCAATCTGGCGTACAGGTGGTGTTACTTTTGCTGCGAAACCACAAGATCACAGCCAAAAAGTAAACAAAAAAATGTACCGCGGTGCTATGAAGAGCATTCTTTCTGAGCTTGTTCGTCAAGAGCGTCTAATCGTTGTTGATAACTTCTCAGTTGAAGCACCAAAGACTAAAGAGCTAGTTGCTAAGCTGAAAGAGCTTGAGCTAACTGACGCTCTAATCGTGACTAGCGAAGTAGATGAGAATCTATTCCTAGCTGCTCGTAACCTATACAAAGTTGACGCACGTGATGTTGCTGGTATCGATCCAGTATCTCTAATCGCGTTTGACAAAGTTGTAATGACTGCAGAAGCAGTTAAGCAAGTAGAGGAAATGCTAGCATGATCACTGAAGAGCGTATCCTAAAAGTTCTACGTGCACCGCACATCTCTGAAAAAGCAACTATGGCAGCTGAGAAAGCGAACACTATCGTTTTCAAAGTAGCTAAAGATGCAACTAAAAAAGAGATCAAAGCAGCTGTAGAAAAGCTATTTGAAGTTGAAGTTAAGTCTGTAAATACTCTTATCACTAAGGGTAAGACCAAACGTCAAGGTCTACGCCAAGGTCGCCGCAGCGACGTTAAGAAAGCGTACGTTACTTTGAAAGAAGGTCAAGATCTTGACTTTGTTGGCGGCGCGGAATAACAGGAGTAGTTAAAAATGGCTATTGTTAAATGTAAGCCGACTTCCCCTGGTCGTCGTCACGTTGTTAAAGTTGTTAACGCTGACCTACACAAGGGCAAGCCATACGCACCTCTTCTAGAGAAAAACTCTAAGAATGGCGGTCGTAACAACAACGGTCGTATCACAGTACGTCACATCGGCGGTGGTCACAAGCATCACTACCGTGTAATTGACTTCAAACGTACTAAAGACGGTATCCCAGCGACAGTTGAGCGTCTAGAATACGATCCAAACCGTAGCGCAAACATTGCTCTAGTTCTTTACAAAGACGGTGAGCGTCGCTACATCCTAGCACCTAAAGGTGTTGTAGCTGGTGATGTTATTCAGTCTGGTGTTGATGCACCAATCAAAGCTGGTAACACTCTACCAATGCGTAACATCCCAGTAGGTTCAACTGTACACAATGTTGAACTTAAACCTGGTAAAGGTGGTCAGCTAGCTCGTTCGGCTGGTGCTTACGCTCAAATCGTTGCTCGCGACGGTGCGTACGTAACTATCCGTCTACGTTCTGGCGAAATGCGCAAAGTTCTTTCTGAAGGCCGTGCAACAATCGGTGAAGTTGGTAACTCTGAGCACATGCTACGTGAACTTGGTAAAGCTGGTGCTTCACGCTGGCGCGGCGTACGTCCAACCGTACGTGGTGTAGTGATGAACCCGGTTGATCACCCACACGGTGGTGGTGAAGGTCGTACTTCTGGTGGCCGTCATCCAGTATCTCCTTGGGGTATGCCAACTAAAGGCTTCAAGACTCGTAAGAACAAACGCACTGACAAGTACATCGTACGTCGTCGTAACAAGTAATCTATATAAAGAGGAATCGCCATGCCACGTTCTCTCAAGAAAGGTCCTTTTATTGACCTACACTTGCTGAAGAAGGTAGAGAAAGCGGTGGAAAGCGGAGACAAAAAGCCTATTAAGACTTGGTCCCGTCGTTCAATGATCATCCCTACGATGATCGGTTTGACCATCGCTGTCCATAATGGTCGTCAGCACGTACCAGTATTTGTAACTGATGAAATGATCGGTCACAAACTGGGTGAATTCGCACCAACACGTACTTACCGCGGTCACGCTGCGGATAAGAAAGCTAAGAAGCGCTAAGGAGTAGATAATGGAAGCAATTGCTAAACATAACTTTGCTCGCATTTCGCCTCAGAAAGCTCGCTTAGTTGCGGATCTAATCCGTGGTAAATCTGTTGACCAAGCTCTAGAAATCCTAACGTTCAGCAACAAAAAAGCTGCTGCACTAGTTAAGAAAGTTCTAGAGTCTGCTATCGCTAACGCGGAGCACAACGAAGGTGCAGATATTGACGATCTGAATGTCGCAAAAATCTTTGTAGATGAAGGCCCAACCATGAAGCGTATTATGCCTCGTGCTAAAGGTCGTGCGGATCGTATCTTGAAGCGTTCAAGCCACATCACTGTTGTTGTAGCAGATCGCTAGAGACTAGGAGAGTAAGCAATGGGTCAAAAAGTACATCCAAATGGTATTCGTCTAGGCATCGTTAAGCCTTGGAATGCTACATGGTTTGCTAACACCAAAGATTTCGCTGACAACCTAGACGGCGACTTCAAGGTACGTCAGTTCCTTACAAGTGAACTGAAAAAAGCGTCTCTATCACGTATCGTTATCGAGCGTCCTGCTAAGAGCATCCGTGTGACTATTCACACTGCTCGTCCAGGCGTTGTTATCGGTAAGAAAGGTGAAGACGTTGAGAAGCTACGCGCAGCTGTAGCTAAAATTGCAGGTGTACCAGCGCAAATTAACATCGCTGAAGTACGTAAGCCTGAACTAGATGCGCAACTTGTTGGTGACAGCATCGCGTCTCAGCTAGAGCGTCGTGTTATGTTCCGTCGTGCTATGAAGCGCGCAGTACAAAACGCTATGCGTCTAGGCGCTAAAGGTATCAAAGTGGAAGTAAGCGGTCGTCTAGGCGGCGCTGAAATCGCACGTTCAGAGTGGTACCGTGAAGGCCGTGTGCCTCTACACACTCTACGTGCTGACATTGATTACGCAACTTCTTCGGCTCACACTCAATACGGTGTGATCGGCATTAAAACTTGGATCTTCAAAGGTGAAATCCTAGGTGGAATGCCAGCAGCTAACGCTGTAGAGCCTAAAGGCGACAAGCCTAAGAAGCAGCGTAAAGGCCGTAAGTAAGGAGTCGACAGATGCTACAACCTAAACGTACTAAGTTCCGTAAGGTTCAGACTGGTCGTAACCGTGGTCTAGCTAAAGGTACTGATGTAAGCTTCGGCGAATTCGGTCTTAAAGCTGTTGGCCGTGGTCGTCTAACTGCTCGTCAAATCGAAGCGGCACGTCGTGCAATGACACGTCACGTTAAGCGTCAAGGTAAAATCTGGATCCGTGTGTTCCCAGACAAACCAATCACAGAAAAACCACTAGAAGTTCGTCAAGGTAAGGGTAAAGGTAACGTTGAGTACTGGGTAGCCCAAATCCAACCTGGTAAGGTTATGTACGAAATGGGTGGTGTACCTGAAGAATTGGCACGTGAAGCGTTCCGTCTAGCGGCACGTAAACTGCCTTTCAAAACTACATTTGTAACTAAGCAGGTGATGTGATGAAAGCACAAGATCTACGCGAGAAAAGCGTTGAAGAGCTTAACGCTGAGCTAATGAATTTGCTACGTGAACAGTTCAACTTGCGCATGCAAGCTGCAACTGGTCAACTACAGCAAACTCATACTCTGAAAGCTGTACGCCGTGATATCGCACGTGTGAAAACTGTTTTGACTGAGAAGGCAGGCGCATAATGAGCGAAGTAAAACGTACTCAACAAGGTCGTGTTGTTAGCGACAAGATGGACAAGTCTATCACTGTTGCAATCGAACGTTTCGTAAAACACCCAATTTACGGTAAGTTCGTTAAACGTACGACTAAAGTACACGCACATGACGAAAACAACGAGTGTGGCATTGGCGACACTGTTGAAATCGCAGAGTGTCGTCCACTGTCTAAGACTAAGTCTTGGACTTTGGTGAAAGTTGTAGAAAAGGCGAAGATGTAATCTTCACTCTTCTATGATAAGAAACGGCTCCAAAAATATTTTTGGAGCCGTTTATTTTTTGACTACCCAATCACAGAAAAGGGTGGTACAATTCGCGTCCCTTATAAAGAGGCAGCCCGACCCGTGATGGGTCTAGTTATTAATATTTAGCGGAGCACTAACATGATCCAAATGCAAAGTATGCTGGACGCAGCTGATAACTCAGGCGCACGCAGCGTAATGTGTATTAAGGTTCTGGGTGGCTCACACCGCCGTTATGCACATATCGGTGACGTCATCAAAGTTACTGTTAAGGAAGCAATTCCTCGCGGTAAAGTTAAAAAAGGTGACGTTATGAAGGCGGTTGTAGTGCGCACCCGTAAAGGCGTACGTCGTCCTGACGGTTCTGTCATTCGCTTCGACCGAAATGCTTGCGTACTGTTGAATAACACTACTGAGCAACCAATCGGTACACGTATCTTTGGTCCTGTGACACGCGAACTTCGTGGCGATAAGTTCATGAAGATCGTTTCACTGGCTCCAGAAGTTCTGTAAGGAGCACGTAGAAATGGCAGCTAAAATCCGTCGTAATGACGAAGTAATCGTTCTTGCTGGTAAAGACAAAGGCAAGAAAGGTAAAGTAACTAAGGTCCTAGCAACTGGTAAAGTTATCGTTGAAGGTATCAACCTTGTTAAGAAACACCAGAAACCTGTTCCTGCACTAGGTATCCAAGGCGGTATCGTAGAGCAAGAAGCAGCAATCGATGTTTCTAACGTGGCTATCTTTAATGCAGCTACTGGTAAAGCTGACCGTATCGGTTTCCGTTTTGAAGACGGCAAAAAAGTTCGTTTCTTCAAGTCTAACGGCGAAACCGTTTCTAACTAATAGAAGTAATTTGGAGTTCTACTATGGCGAAACTGCATGATTACTACAAGTCGTCTGTAGTCGCTGAACTGACCAAACAGTTCAGTTACACAAGCGTCATGCAAGTCCCTAGAATCGAGAAAATCACCCTAAACATGGGTGTTGGTGAAGCAATCAACGATAAGAAACTGCTAGAAAACGCAGCATCTGATATGGCAACGATCTCTGGTCAAAAGCCACTTATCACTAAAGCGCGTAAATCTGTTGCAGGTTTCAAAATCCGTGAAGGCTACCCTATCGGTTGTAAAGTAACCTTGCGTGGCGAACGTATGTGGGATTTTCTTGAGCGTTTGATTAACATCGCTCTTCCACGTGTACGTGACTTCCGTGGTGTTAGCGCTAAGTCTTTTGACGGTCGCGGTAACTACAGCATGGGCGTTCGCGAGCAAATCATCTTCCCGGAAATCGACTTTGATAAAGTTGATCGTGTACGCGGTCTAGACATCACTATTACGACGTCTGCTGGTACTGATGAGGAAG from Vibrio parahaemolyticus encodes the following:
- the rpsQ gene encoding 30S ribosomal protein S17, with amino-acid sequence MSEVKRTQQGRVVSDKMDKSITVAIERFVKHPIYGKFVKRTTKVHAHDENNECGIGDTVEIAECRPLSKTKSWTLVKVVEKAKM
- the rplD gene encoding 50S ribosomal protein L4, which translates into the protein MELMVKGADALTVSETTFGREFNEALVHQVVVAYAAGARQGTRAQKTRSEVSGGGAKPWRQKGTGRARAGTIRSPIWRTGGVTFAAKPQDHSQKVNKKMYRGAMKSILSELVRQERLIVVDNFSVEAPKTKELVAKLKELELTDALIVTSEVDENLFLAARNLYKVDARDVAGIDPVSLIAFDKVVMTAEAVKQVEEMLA
- the rplN gene encoding 50S ribosomal protein L14 — its product is MIQMQSMLDAADNSGARSVMCIKVLGGSHRRYAHIGDVIKVTVKEAIPRGKVKKGDVMKAVVVRTRKGVRRPDGSVIRFDRNACVLLNNTTEQPIGTRIFGPVTRELRGDKFMKIVSLAPEVL
- the rplW gene encoding 50S ribosomal protein L23 — protein: MITEERILKVLRAPHISEKATMAAEKANTIVFKVAKDATKKEIKAAVEKLFEVEVKSVNTLITKGKTKRQGLRQGRRSDVKKAYVTLKEGQDLDFVGGAE
- the rplX gene encoding 50S ribosomal protein L24, with the protein product MAAKIRRNDEVIVLAGKDKGKKGKVTKVLATGKVIVEGINLVKKHQKPVPALGIQGGIVEQEAAIDVSNVAIFNAATGKADRIGFRFEDGKKVRFFKSNGETVSN
- the rplV gene encoding 50S ribosomal protein L22; protein product: MEAIAKHNFARISPQKARLVADLIRGKSVDQALEILTFSNKKAAALVKKVLESAIANAEHNEGADIDDLNVAKIFVDEGPTMKRIMPRAKGRADRILKRSSHITVVVADR
- the rpsC gene encoding 30S ribosomal protein S3 translates to MGQKVHPNGIRLGIVKPWNATWFANTKDFADNLDGDFKVRQFLTSELKKASLSRIVIERPAKSIRVTIHTARPGVVIGKKGEDVEKLRAAVAKIAGVPAQINIAEVRKPELDAQLVGDSIASQLERRVMFRRAMKRAVQNAMRLGAKGIKVEVSGRLGGAEIARSEWYREGRVPLHTLRADIDYATSSAHTQYGVIGIKTWIFKGEILGGMPAANAVEPKGDKPKKQRKGRK
- the rplE gene encoding 50S ribosomal protein L5 — encoded protein: MAKLHDYYKSSVVAELTKQFSYTSVMQVPRIEKITLNMGVGEAINDKKLLENAASDMATISGQKPLITKARKSVAGFKIREGYPIGCKVTLRGERMWDFLERLINIALPRVRDFRGVSAKSFDGRGNYSMGVREQIIFPEIDFDKVDRVRGLDITITTSAGTDEEGRALLAAFNFPFRK
- the rpsS gene encoding 30S ribosomal protein S19, with amino-acid sequence MPRSLKKGPFIDLHLLKKVEKAVESGDKKPIKTWSRRSMIIPTMIGLTIAVHNGRQHVPVFVTDEMIGHKLGEFAPTRTYRGHAADKKAKKR
- the rpmC gene encoding 50S ribosomal protein L29, whose amino-acid sequence is MKAQDLREKSVEELNAELMNLLREQFNLRMQAATGQLQQTHTLKAVRRDIARVKTVLTEKAGA
- the rplP gene encoding 50S ribosomal protein L16, whose amino-acid sequence is MLQPKRTKFRKVQTGRNRGLAKGTDVSFGEFGLKAVGRGRLTARQIEAARRAMTRHVKRQGKIWIRVFPDKPITEKPLEVRQGKGKGNVEYWVAQIQPGKVMYEMGGVPEELAREAFRLAARKLPFKTTFVTKQVM
- the rplC gene encoding 50S ribosomal protein L3 gives rise to the protein MIGLIGRKVGMTRVFTEEGVSIPVTVVEVEANRVSQVKTLETDGYAAIQVTAGSKKANRVNKAEAGHFAKAGVEAGRGLWEFRLENGEEFEVGAELTVELFNETKKVDVTGTSKGKGFQGAVKRWNFRTQDMTHGNSLSHRAPGSIGQCQTPGRVFKGKKMAGHMGAERVTTQNLEIVRVDAERNLLLIKGAVPGATGGNVIVKPAVKA
- the rpsJ gene encoding 30S ribosomal protein S10; this encodes MQNQRIRIRLKAFDYKLIDASTAEIVETAKRTGAQVRGPIPLPTRKERFTVLISPHVNKKARDQYEIRTHKRLIDIVEPTDKTVDALMRLDLAAGVDVQISLG
- the rplB gene encoding 50S ribosomal protein L2, coding for MAIVKCKPTSPGRRHVVKVVNADLHKGKPYAPLLEKNSKNGGRNNNGRITVRHIGGGHKHHYRVIDFKRTKDGIPATVERLEYDPNRSANIALVLYKDGERRYILAPKGVVAGDVIQSGVDAPIKAGNTLPMRNIPVGSTVHNVELKPGKGGQLARSAGAYAQIVARDGAYVTIRLRSGEMRKVLSEGRATIGEVGNSEHMLRELGKAGASRWRGVRPTVRGVVMNPVDHPHGGGEGRTSGGRHPVSPWGMPTKGFKTRKNKRTDKYIVRRRNK